The Cyclobacteriaceae bacterium genome includes a region encoding these proteins:
- a CDS encoding SdpA family antimicrobial peptide system protein — MRSLVLLFKLLIAFSWVWVIGLVAASYLPHNPLSPSHRVKVIIQAFFPQGWGFFTRNPRDVEGFVYFQQDTATYLSALRIPNAAAVNLLGLRRDSRTQGAEYGLLLSQLEKDTSIWVGCKGLSHIECIKFRRDISAIKVSNNKKKPTLCGPIWIIVQEPVPWAWYQSAAKMPLKLVKLDVECLN; from the coding sequence GTGAGGTCGTTGGTCCTGTTGTTTAAGTTACTCATTGCGTTTTCGTGGGTGTGGGTCATAGGGCTTGTCGCAGCATCCTATTTACCGCATAATCCTTTGTCACCCTCTCATCGGGTAAAAGTAATTATCCAGGCATTTTTTCCGCAAGGCTGGGGTTTTTTCACTCGCAATCCAAGAGATGTGGAAGGATTTGTTTATTTCCAGCAAGACACAGCTACCTATTTATCAGCGTTAAGAATTCCCAATGCCGCTGCTGTGAATCTCCTTGGACTACGGAGAGATTCCAGAACGCAGGGCGCAGAATACGGACTGCTATTAAGCCAGTTAGAAAAGGATACATCTATCTGGGTCGGCTGCAAGGGGCTAAGTCACATCGAATGCATTAAATTCCGGCGGGACATATCGGCCATAAAAGTCTCCAATAATAAAAAGAAGCCTACACTCTGTGGGCCGATCTGGATAATTGTCCAAGAACCGGTTCCATGGGCCTGGTATCAATCTGCCGCTAAAATGCCATTAAAACTTGTTAAGCTAGATGTGGAATGCCTTAACTAA
- a CDS encoding GNAT family N-acetyltransferase — translation MTTLQFTPINRSNWTDLEKLFESKGGPHDCWCMAWRKMNEGTDRANKADKKSSLKSYVDNKSPVGLICYDNSEPIAWCSIAPRGSYKKLSGDISLTDVWSLVCFFIKREYRGEGITEELIKESIKYAKDNGAKYLEAYPVDLESPSYRFMGFKSTFQKLGFDFRHKAGQRRHVMALKL, via the coding sequence ATGACTACATTGCAATTCACACCTATTAACAGATCAAACTGGACGGACCTGGAAAAACTATTTGAAAGCAAAGGTGGCCCGCATGATTGTTGGTGTATGGCATGGCGTAAAATGAATGAAGGAACTGACCGAGCAAACAAAGCTGACAAAAAATCATCTTTGAAAAGCTATGTTGATAATAAATCTCCAGTTGGCCTTATTTGTTATGACAACTCTGAACCAATTGCCTGGTGCTCTATCGCACCAAGGGGGAGTTACAAAAAGTTATCGGGTGACATTTCACTCACCGATGTTTGGTCTTTGGTGTGTTTTTTTATCAAAAGAGAATATCGCGGAGAAGGAATAACCGAAGAATTAATAAAAGAATCAATAAAGTACGCAAAAGACAATGGCGCAAAATACTTAGAGGCTTATCCAGTTGACCTTGAATCACCCAGTTATAGATTTATGGGTTTTAAGTCAACATTTCAAAAACTAGGTTTTGATTTCAGACATAAAGCTGGGCAACGGAGACATGTCATGGCCTTAAAACTATAA
- a CDS encoding TonB-dependent receptor, with translation MRIPYLNTVYSADLIKLVFLFASFTANAQSDSLLLQEVTITSSIIPTGVSQTGRNILTISGDTFAKLPVNSVEELLRYVPGLEVQSRGPMGSQSDFVVRGGTFQQVLVILDGLRLNDPNSGHFTSYIPITPAQIDRIEVLKGASSALYGSDAVGGVIHIITKAFASITTKANSFGGQVIAGQFGLYNINGGGSYNTENTSIDAGILSNNASGQQQRGIKGFFHNTTLSAGLNQNLGRGWSAALRASYDSREFAAQNFYTTFVSDTANEKVTTSWNQVMIAHAGAKDRISLQAGYKEVNDTYQFNSVSAANQSKSKLLQSLAMYEYSFSKKTNVIAGLQLQQRNISSNDRGQHTINQQAIFLVLKQTIGEHLTISPTLRLDNDERSGTEFVPQLNVSFATGNLQLRASGGKTIRQADFTERYNNYDKTLVTSGRIGNPDLFAERSFSYEAGVDYWLPGKDVKFSGTIFQQKFNKLIDYVNTPYAEMPRQENISPSGTYALARNISDVTTSGAEVDISMRHTTGNGSALFSALGFIILDSSSPEGTPSLYLSSHARFMTNLTAGFSTPRYAFSITGLYKTRPEQIASTITTPISSSYIVLNVKVEYFVVRGKVSIFLQIDNIFDENYSDILGSIMPSRWVIGGVKVMF, from the coding sequence ATGCGTATCCCTTATCTCAACACCGTTTATTCAGCAGACCTGATAAAACTGGTTTTCTTATTTGCATCATTTACGGCCAACGCGCAGAGCGACTCATTGCTACTTCAGGAGGTAACGATTACGTCCAGTATTATTCCAACAGGTGTATCACAGACAGGCCGAAATATTTTAACAATTTCTGGTGACACATTTGCCAAGCTTCCCGTGAATTCGGTTGAAGAACTATTGCGCTATGTTCCGGGACTTGAGGTTCAATCGCGTGGTCCAATGGGATCCCAGAGTGATTTTGTTGTTCGTGGCGGGACTTTCCAACAAGTGCTTGTGATTCTTGATGGCTTGAGATTGAATGATCCCAACTCAGGACATTTCACCTCCTATATTCCAATCACCCCCGCGCAAATCGATCGAATTGAAGTTTTAAAGGGAGCATCCTCTGCATTGTATGGATCTGACGCAGTGGGTGGTGTGATTCACATTATTACCAAAGCATTTGCAAGCATAACGACAAAAGCGAATTCGTTTGGCGGGCAAGTTATTGCGGGACAATTCGGATTGTATAATATAAATGGAGGTGGGTCATACAATACAGAAAATACATCGATAGACGCTGGTATTTTATCGAACAATGCATCCGGACAACAACAACGTGGTATCAAAGGATTTTTTCATAATACGACATTGTCTGCAGGGCTTAACCAAAATCTTGGTCGTGGCTGGTCAGCAGCGTTGAGAGCATCATATGACTCGCGTGAATTTGCCGCGCAAAACTTTTACACCACGTTCGTGTCAGATACTGCTAATGAAAAAGTTACTACGAGCTGGAATCAGGTTATGATTGCTCATGCTGGCGCAAAAGACCGCATTTCGTTACAGGCTGGTTACAAAGAAGTGAACGATACTTATCAATTTAATTCCGTGTCAGCAGCGAATCAAAGCAAATCGAAATTATTGCAATCACTTGCTATGTATGAGTACTCTTTCTCTAAAAAAACAAATGTTATTGCCGGGCTTCAATTGCAGCAAAGAAATATATCGTCGAACGACCGCGGTCAGCATACAATCAATCAACAGGCAATCTTTTTGGTTCTCAAACAGACTATCGGTGAACATTTGACGATAAGCCCGACGCTCCGATTGGATAATGATGAACGAAGTGGGACTGAATTTGTACCCCAGCTCAACGTTAGCTTCGCCACAGGAAACCTTCAGTTACGCGCGAGTGGTGGAAAAACAATCCGGCAGGCAGATTTTACAGAGAGGTATAACAATTATGACAAAACATTGGTAACAAGTGGCAGAATTGGTAATCCGGATCTTTTTGCTGAACGATCGTTTAGCTACGAAGCAGGGGTTGATTATTGGCTCCCGGGAAAAGATGTAAAGTTTTCCGGCACCATTTTTCAGCAGAAGTTCAATAAGCTGATTGATTACGTAAACACGCCTTACGCAGAGATGCCTCGTCAGGAAAATATTTCGCCTTCAGGAACATACGCGTTGGCAAGAAATATTTCCGATGTTACAACTTCTGGTGCAGAGGTTGATATTTCAATGCGACATACCACGGGTAATGGGTCAGCTCTTTTCTCAGCACTTGGATTCATTATCCTCGATTCGTCAAGTCCGGAAGGAACGCCATCACTCTATCTTTCAAGTCACGCAAGATTTATGACAAACCTCACTGCTGGATTTTCGACTCCACGCTATGCGTTCAGCATAACCGGACTTTATAAAACAAGACCGGAACAAATTGCATCAACGATCACTACGCCGATTTCAAGCAGCTACATTGTTTTGAATGTTAAAGTGGAATACTTTGTTGTTAGAGGTAAGGTGAGCATATTTCTTCAGATTGATAATATCTTTGATGAGAACTATAGCGATATTCTGGGATCCATCATGCCATCGCGATGGGTAATTGGAGGAGTTAAGGTTATGTTTTAA
- a CDS encoding helix-turn-helix domain-containing protein, which yields MDTSNSNDNNLKRSSTYRDQLLTIGDLEAVKNELLLEIKSVLKTSNGQSPKQWLRTSEVRKILGVSPGTLQNLRVNRTLSYTKIGGIVFYKHDDILKLLEDNCITRKDNNG from the coding sequence ATGGATACATCTAATTCGAATGATAACAATTTAAAGAGGTCGTCAACGTATCGCGATCAGTTATTAACAATTGGTGATCTGGAAGCCGTTAAAAACGAATTACTGCTTGAAATCAAAAGCGTTCTTAAGACTTCAAATGGTCAATCACCAAAGCAATGGCTTCGAACATCTGAAGTTAGAAAGATACTGGGAGTTTCACCTGGCACTCTACAAAATCTTAGAGTCAATAGAACCCTCTCCTACACAAAGATAGGCGGCATTGTATTCTACAAGCATGACGACATTCTTAAACTTTTGGAAGACAACTGCATCACTAGAAAGGATAACAATGGATAG
- a CDS encoding response regulator transcription factor — protein sequence MKLKIAIAEDNLRFRTAFQRYLKEQQDLEFVIVAENGADLLLQLESVIADVVLLDIRMPVMDGFEAARLIRKKFPDIKIAVLTQFDIEENIIEMNRIGINSFIGKDQVEEIPRILDIIGQGGVYYPDRVAEIIKKYLNRISVLNAKCPVPLSELERILLQSISQGKSPSQIGELINKSPRTVEKYRNDLYQKFNVANQQQLIFEASKWSLLK from the coding sequence ATGAAACTCAAGATCGCCATTGCCGAGGATAACCTGCGTTTCAGAACGGCCTTCCAGCGTTATTTAAAAGAACAACAAGATTTGGAATTCGTGATCGTCGCTGAAAATGGCGCGGACTTACTTCTTCAATTAGAATCAGTGATCGCCGATGTAGTTCTTTTGGATATCAGAATGCCAGTGATGGATGGTTTTGAAGCGGCAAGGTTAATTCGCAAAAAATTTCCTGACATAAAGATCGCCGTTCTTACTCAGTTCGATATTGAAGAGAACATTATTGAGATGAACAGGATCGGGATCAACAGTTTCATTGGAAAAGACCAGGTCGAGGAAATTCCAAGGATTCTTGATATTATAGGTCAGGGAGGTGTTTATTATCCTGACCGTGTAGCTGAAATAATTAAAAAATACCTTAACCGGATTTCAGTATTAAATGCAAAATGTCCCGTCCCATTGTCTGAATTGGAGAGGATTTTGCTGCAAAGTATATCTCAGGGAAAAAGCCCGAGTCAGATTGGTGAGCTGATCAACAAAAGCCCTCGGACAGTAGAAAAATACAGAAATGACTTGTATCAGAAATTCAATGTTGCCAACCAGCAACAACTGATTTTCGAAGCTTCAAAATGGTCTTTGCTTAAATAA
- a CDS encoding TetR/AcrR family transcriptional regulator: MASVLSFKLNEHLYLRDPQHTELGQNIIRKSVDLIDQLGFEHFTFKKLAQEIESTEASVYRYFENKHRLLQYLISWYWNWLEYKVDLATNSLTNPSDKLKAFLKIVAEEKKFDPTFEFVDEEALDRIVMEEFDKTFLTKWVDTDNKEGLFLSFKSLCKKIAAIIKEINPQYPYPNGLISTALLAAKKQHFFAEHLPSLTNLKNDKKFHQNLYLFLESLVFNTIKK, encoded by the coding sequence ATGGCATCAGTACTCTCTTTTAAGCTTAATGAACACCTGTATCTGCGCGATCCGCAGCATACTGAACTTGGTCAGAACATTATTAGAAAGAGCGTTGATCTGATCGACCAACTGGGATTTGAGCATTTTACTTTTAAAAAGCTCGCCCAGGAAATAGAATCAACCGAAGCGTCAGTTTACCGGTATTTTGAGAATAAACATCGTCTATTACAATACCTTATCTCCTGGTACTGGAACTGGCTGGAATATAAAGTTGACCTGGCAACAAACTCCCTGACGAATCCCAGCGATAAACTCAAGGCATTTCTTAAAATTGTCGCCGAAGAGAAGAAATTCGACCCAACCTTTGAGTTTGTCGATGAAGAAGCGCTCGACAGAATCGTAATGGAAGAATTCGACAAGACGTTTCTGACAAAATGGGTTGATACCGATAACAAAGAAGGTCTCTTTCTGAGTTTCAAATCCCTTTGCAAAAAAATTGCTGCCATTATTAAAGAGATCAATCCTCAATACCCATATCCAAATGGTTTAATTAGTACCGCACTTCTTGCCGCGAAGAAGCAGCATTTTTTCGCGGAGCATCTGCCATCGTTGACTAACTTAAAGAACGACAAGAAGTTCCACCAGAACCTTTACCTTTTTCTGGAGTCACTGGTTTTTAATACCATTAAGAAATAG
- a CDS encoding ABC transporter ATP-binding protein codes for MLTNGQIYRTLREAALITGHDFDLEDIHHVESNQRTYDDTQLNEYLRDLIEAGNKIRILFLEYNLEKKAFSDFLKKEIGPVFTLLQYSDGLRPALLVPEKKKWKCITLDSDRNQESTTSIEDLALFQNEHGEIKFFAIFNYDSPLGNPQEGMPLSPVRRLLTLLGTERKEIFYILFYAIVIGFVSLILPLGIQTTVELVSGGVVFSSVYVMIGLVILGVLLTGGLQIVQISLVEFLQRRIFSKAAFEFAYRLPRLRMEAIHKSYAPELVNRFFDVMTIQKGLPKLLIDLTSSAIQILFGLLLISLYHPFFVFFGLILLTTLVVIFYLTGPRGLSSSILESKYKYKVAQWLEELARALPSFKMAGNTDLPLRKTDYNVNNYLKNRRIHFNTLVTQFSFIVLFKALITGGLLIMGTLLVVDRKITLGQFVAAEIVIILILNAVEKIIMYMDVVYDLLTAVDKVSHVTDIPIEKTGGFDFHSVDKRGVSIILKDLSYRYPETQSTALQNISLHINPGEIVCIAGPGDAGKTTLTNILTGFYSEFQGVATINDYSLRDLDLSHLRDQIAKNISQEDLFDGTVLENLTVGRSSARIEHVLAAIDSVGLSDTIHRMPGGLEAAVISGGKGLSHTVAQKLILARCLIKRPKLIVLNDFFALLTKADKLKLLGSLIQEDRTWTLIIISNDPIIMSACEKIILMESGRIKSEGSFEVLLKSGELKEYTY; via the coding sequence ATGCTTACCAACGGCCAGATTTACCGGACCCTGCGAGAGGCAGCCCTTATTACAGGTCATGATTTTGATCTGGAAGACATCCATCACGTCGAGTCCAATCAACGAACATATGATGACACGCAGTTAAACGAGTACCTCCGTGATTTAATTGAAGCTGGTAACAAAATCAGGATACTATTCCTGGAATATAATCTTGAGAAGAAAGCCTTCAGTGATTTCCTGAAAAAGGAAATCGGCCCCGTGTTTACATTGCTACAATATTCGGACGGTCTACGGCCTGCATTGCTTGTTCCTGAAAAGAAAAAATGGAAATGCATTACGCTCGATTCAGATCGCAATCAGGAATCAACCACAAGTATTGAAGATCTTGCCTTATTCCAAAATGAGCATGGAGAAATAAAGTTTTTTGCAATATTCAATTATGATTCGCCGCTCGGCAATCCGCAAGAAGGAATGCCGTTGAGTCCCGTCAGAAGATTATTGACTTTATTGGGAACGGAACGAAAGGAAATCTTTTACATCCTTTTTTATGCTATCGTCATAGGCTTCGTCAGCTTGATTTTACCGCTCGGAATTCAAACCACAGTGGAACTGGTGTCTGGCGGTGTTGTGTTTAGTTCTGTCTATGTGATGATTGGTCTGGTGATTCTCGGAGTCCTCTTAACGGGTGGATTACAAATCGTTCAAATCAGCCTTGTTGAATTTTTACAGCGAAGAATTTTTTCGAAGGCAGCCTTTGAATTCGCGTATCGTTTGCCGCGATTACGAATGGAAGCGATTCATAAAAGTTACGCGCCAGAGCTGGTGAACAGGTTCTTTGATGTGATGACCATTCAGAAAGGTTTACCAAAGCTCCTTATTGATCTTACTTCGTCGGCGATACAGATTCTGTTTGGTCTCCTGCTCATCTCACTATACCACCCATTCTTTGTTTTTTTTGGTTTGATTTTACTGACAACACTTGTAGTAATCTTCTACCTCACCGGACCAAGGGGATTATCATCCTCCATCCTCGAATCAAAATATAAATATAAAGTTGCCCAATGGCTTGAAGAACTCGCGCGGGCGTTACCCTCTTTCAAGATGGCCGGTAATACAGATTTGCCACTGCGAAAAACGGATTACAATGTCAATAACTATTTGAAGAACAGGAGGATTCATTTCAACACACTGGTCACCCAGTTTTCATTTATTGTCCTGTTCAAGGCATTGATTACGGGTGGTCTTTTGATCATGGGAACGCTTCTGGTAGTCGATCGGAAAATAACGCTGGGCCAGTTTGTTGCGGCAGAAATCGTTATCATTCTTATCCTGAATGCTGTTGAAAAAATAATAATGTACATGGATGTGGTGTATGATCTCTTGACGGCTGTTGACAAGGTCTCTCATGTGACGGACATCCCTATCGAAAAAACAGGTGGATTTGATTTTCATTCCGTTGATAAAAGAGGTGTTAGCATTATACTAAAAGATTTGTCGTATCGCTACCCGGAAACCCAATCAACGGCACTCCAAAACATTAGCCTTCACATTAATCCAGGTGAAATTGTTTGTATTGCCGGGCCGGGAGACGCCGGAAAAACTACACTTACAAATATCCTTACCGGATTCTATTCGGAGTTTCAGGGAGTAGCAACGATAAACGACTATTCTTTACGGGACCTTGATCTATCGCACCTACGTGATCAGATAGCCAAAAATATATCACAAGAGGATTTGTTCGATGGAACGGTGCTTGAAAATCTGACGGTTGGGAGATCGAGCGCGCGCATTGAGCATGTATTGGCCGCGATTGACAGTGTTGGACTTAGTGATACCATTCACCGAATGCCGGGCGGACTTGAGGCGGCGGTTATCAGTGGTGGCAAAGGTCTTTCACATACCGTTGCCCAGAAATTGATTCTTGCCCGATGTCTTATAAAGAGACCTAAGCTGATTGTATTGAATGATTTCTTCGCGCTGTTAACCAAAGCCGATAAGTTGAAACTTCTCGGTTCGCTGATTCAGGAAGACCGGACGTGGACGCTGATTATTATCTCCAATGATCCGATCATAATGAGTGCCTGTGAGAAAATTATTCTGATGGAAAGTGGACGGATTAAAAGTGAAGGGTCATTCGAGGTGCTGTTGAAGAGTGGTGAGTTAAAAGAGTATACCTATTAA
- a CDS encoding HlyD family efflux transporter periplasmic adaptor subunit gives MSSILKKSTTPLFPQDQLYSLRSLNTPMAGKILARWLLGMGLVFILILFLPWQQNIHGTGQVTALSPSNRPQTIQTIIAGRIQDWKVQEGQFVEKGDTIAIISEVKEKYFDPKMLLRLREIIDSKEKGLASKELKAKALKRQINALEDGMNIKVEQSKAKLEAERVRFNNAKNQYERNKKLFEAGNIPLTKFQDIEYKYQGSEADFISAEIEIDRVQADALDKINKAESDLNNTMAEQFETQADLSKLQNEYVNMEIRSQQYFILAPQAGQVVKATKAGIGETMKEGESICSIMPLSTDVAVEMYVKAMDLPLISRGRNVRIEFDGFPALQFSGWPSISVGSFGGTVEVIDVVNTHPGEFRILVVPDSSDISWPKQIRVGSGTKSWVMLDSVPVWYELWRQLNGFPASLYAEPSSDKPGSKKAKKDTEASAV, from the coding sequence ATGTCATCTATTCTCAAAAAATCTACCACCCCTCTCTTTCCTCAGGATCAGCTGTATTCATTACGGTCGCTCAATACACCGATGGCCGGAAAAATTCTGGCCCGATGGCTTTTGGGAATGGGGCTAGTTTTTATTCTGATTCTTTTTCTTCCCTGGCAACAGAACATTCACGGAACAGGCCAGGTCACAGCACTTTCACCGAGCAATCGTCCCCAAACCATACAAACCATTATTGCAGGAAGAATTCAGGATTGGAAAGTGCAGGAGGGTCAATTCGTAGAGAAAGGAGACACCATCGCCATCATCAGTGAAGTCAAGGAAAAATACTTTGATCCGAAAATGCTGCTGCGACTTCGGGAGATTATTGATTCCAAAGAGAAAGGCCTTGCCTCAAAAGAGCTCAAAGCCAAAGCTCTCAAACGTCAGATCAACGCGTTGGAAGATGGAATGAACATAAAAGTGGAACAGTCAAAGGCTAAACTCGAAGCCGAGCGGGTACGATTCAACAATGCAAAGAATCAATATGAACGCAACAAAAAACTGTTTGAAGCGGGTAACATTCCGCTCACAAAGTTTCAAGATATAGAATACAAATATCAGGGAAGTGAAGCCGATTTCATCAGTGCTGAAATTGAAATAGATCGTGTGCAGGCGGATGCTCTTGATAAGATTAATAAAGCTGAATCCGATCTTAATAATACAATGGCGGAGCAGTTTGAAACTCAGGCCGATCTTTCAAAGCTCCAGAATGAATATGTCAATATGGAAATAAGGAGTCAGCAATATTTCATACTGGCCCCGCAGGCGGGCCAGGTGGTGAAGGCAACCAAAGCAGGAATTGGCGAGACTATGAAGGAAGGCGAATCGATATGCTCTATTATGCCTTTATCGACCGATGTCGCGGTAGAAATGTATGTGAAGGCAATGGATCTTCCGCTGATCAGCCGTGGAAGAAATGTGCGAATTGAATTTGACGGATTCCCGGCGTTACAATTTTCCGGGTGGCCCAGTATCTCGGTGGGTTCTTTTGGCGGAACAGTGGAAGTAATCGATGTGGTGAATACTCATCCCGGAGAATTCAGAATACTTGTCGTTCCCGATTCGAGTGATATCTCATGGCCAAAGCAAATTCGTGTGGGATCGGGTACGAAGAGTTGGGTAATGCTGGACAGTGTTCCTGTGTGGTATGAGCTATGGAGACAATTGAACGGATTTCCTGCAAGTCTTTACGCTGAACCGTCCAGCGATAAGCCTGGTTCAAAAAAAGCAAAGAAGGATACTGAAGCATCGGCGGTATGA
- a CDS encoding TolC family protein codes for MRIIFILFLSFYFTMAKAQTRSSLDSVFVLPDTVVAFTIESLYTTILESHPIVKQTRLLSEVAKQEIRLARGSFDPKIETRLSTKELNNKEYYNKWIAAFTVPTWLPLDPKVGIEQNSGLFIDPENTVPAADNNQQIFTGISLPVGKGLLIDDRRAALLQAKLFTKMAEAEQIKLINKILLEAAKDYWQWYYHYYNYRLLSQNATIAKEIFSRVKLNATFGEASGVDTVQAKITLQQRLVEQQESYLEFTLAGIRISNYLWDASGGPLSLSSKAAPVLERNDGTLLELQTLSELTLLAKENHPELIKLGVKLDQLEIDRKLAAEYLKPRLDLSYTFLNQPIRPTGEFQPFTLGDNYKFGLDFSMPILIRKERAKLAQTRIKIKSTDYELTQTQREIINQVNSVYNQIITTNKIIDQQNAMAHNYERLLQAELLNLENGESDLFKINVQQEKLIQSQSKLLKLKAEYEKLKATLYWAAGIRNLKTE; via the coding sequence ATGAGGATAATTTTTATACTCTTTCTCAGCTTTTACTTTACCATGGCAAAGGCTCAAACCAGAAGCTCGCTTGACTCAGTTTTTGTTTTGCCTGATACCGTGGTCGCTTTCACCATTGAATCACTTTACACCACGATTCTGGAATCTCATCCGATCGTGAAACAGACTCGGCTACTGAGCGAAGTAGCAAAACAGGAAATCAGGTTGGCGCGCGGTTCGTTTGACCCGAAAATTGAAACCCGGCTGAGTACTAAAGAACTTAATAATAAAGAATACTACAACAAATGGATTGCAGCGTTTACCGTTCCTACCTGGCTGCCATTGGATCCAAAGGTTGGGATAGAACAAAACAGCGGTCTTTTTATTGATCCTGAGAATACCGTACCAGCAGCAGATAACAATCAGCAGATTTTTACGGGAATTTCCCTTCCTGTTGGAAAAGGCTTGTTGATTGATGACCGGAGGGCAGCATTGCTTCAGGCAAAGCTCTTCACGAAGATGGCGGAAGCCGAACAGATAAAACTGATTAATAAAATATTACTGGAAGCGGCCAAAGATTACTGGCAGTGGTATTACCATTATTATAATTATCGTTTGTTATCGCAAAATGCGACGATAGCCAAGGAGATTTTTAGTCGTGTAAAATTGAATGCTACCTTCGGCGAAGCGTCTGGGGTAGATACCGTCCAGGCAAAAATAACGCTTCAACAGCGACTCGTGGAACAGCAGGAATCATACCTCGAGTTTACGCTTGCCGGAATCAGGATTTCGAATTATTTATGGGACGCCTCGGGTGGCCCGTTAAGTCTGTCATCGAAGGCGGCACCGGTGCTTGAAAGGAACGATGGTACTTTACTGGAACTTCAAACACTGAGTGAGCTTACCTTGCTCGCGAAAGAGAATCATCCGGAATTGATAAAGCTGGGCGTTAAGCTCGACCAGCTTGAGATCGATCGAAAGCTCGCCGCAGAGTATCTTAAGCCACGACTTGATTTGAGTTACACGTTTTTGAATCAACCCATCCGTCCGACAGGAGAATTTCAGCCATTCACTCTTGGTGACAACTATAAATTTGGACTCGATTTTTCAATGCCCATTCTAATCAGGAAGGAACGTGCAAAACTTGCACAAACCAGGATTAAAATCAAAAGCACAGACTATGAACTTACACAAACACAACGGGAGATTATCAATCAGGTTAATTCAGTTTATAACCAGATTATCACTACCAATAAAATCATTGATCAGCAAAACGCCATGGCACATAACTATGAGCGACTCTTGCAGGCCGAACTTCTCAATCTCGAAAATGGAGAAAGTGATCTTTTTAAGATTAACGTTCAGCAGGAAAAACTAATTCAATCACAGTCTAAGCTTCTGAAATTAAAAGCGGAGTATGAAAAATTAAAGGCTACTCTCTACTGGGCAGCCGGAATAAGGAATTTAAAGACAGAGTAA